In a genomic window of Amycolatopsis japonica:
- a CDS encoding DUF6932 family protein, protein MALPYWTPHNLLPPGRHPADLADVYERLVFDAPHQNDREILFSALNSYLGVARRIMPTGRAWIGGELTARTPHPPRGLDVVLFPDEWGALKRLDDAGRSALYGLLTLRGVIVGQPAMYLDQVQPVGGMLDGFLCRPGDEEIWEEVWASGGRGIPEVIW, encoded by the coding sequence TTGGCGCTCCCCTATTGGACGCCGCACAACCTGCTGCCTCCTGGCCGCCATCCCGCCGATCTGGCCGATGTCTACGAGCGGCTGGTCTTCGACGCGCCACACCAGAACGACCGTGAAATCCTGTTCAGCGCGCTGAACAGCTACCTGGGCGTCGCCCGGCGGATCATGCCGACCGGCCGCGCGTGGATCGGCGGCGAGCTGACCGCCAGGACCCCGCATCCGCCGCGCGGGCTCGACGTGGTGCTGTTCCCGGACGAATGGGGCGCGCTCAAACGGCTCGACGACGCGGGCCGCTCGGCGCTGTACGGGCTGCTGACGTTGCGCGGGGTCATCGTCGGCCAGCCCGCGATGTATCTCGACCAGGTCCAGCCCGTCGGCGGCATGCTCGACGGTTTCCTCTGCCGCCCCGGCGACGAGGAGATCTGGGAAGAAGTGTGGGCATCGGGTGGCAGGGGAATTCCGGAAGTGATCTGGTGA
- a CDS encoding ectoine synthase — MLVRTLDEVTDTDADIKTPNWRSKRIVLAKEGVGFSVHETTLYAGTVNDFWYANHIEAVFITSGEGELENTATGEVFQLKPGTLYLLNDHDKHQVRPKTEIKCVCVFNPPITGREVHDENGVYPLVTEP, encoded by the coding sequence TTGCTTGTCAGAACACTCGACGAGGTCACCGACACCGACGCCGACATCAAGACCCCGAACTGGCGCAGCAAGCGCATCGTGCTGGCCAAGGAGGGCGTCGGTTTCTCGGTGCACGAGACCACGTTGTACGCCGGGACGGTCAACGACTTCTGGTACGCCAACCACATCGAAGCGGTGTTCATCACCTCCGGTGAAGGCGAGCTCGAAAACACCGCGACCGGCGAGGTCTTTCAGCTGAAGCCGGGCACGTTGTACCTGCTCAACGACCACGACAAGCACCAGGTCCGGCCCAAGACCGAGATCAAGTGCGTCTGCGTGTTCAACCCGCCCATCACCGGCCGTGAGGTCCACGACGAAAACGGCGTGTACCCGCTCGTCACCGAACCCTAG
- the ectB gene encoding diaminobutyrate--2-oxoglutarate transaminase: protein MSIFEELESEVRSYSRGWPVVFDRAQGSYLYDEDGKAYLDFFAGAGALNYGHNNPALKRALIDYIARDGVTHALDMFTVAKRDFLQTFQEKILRPRDLDYKVVFPGPGGANAVEAALKLARKVTGKESVINFTNAFHGMTLGALSVTGNSMKRGGAGVPLVHATPMPYDNYFDGSIPDFLYFEKLLEDSGSGLNEPAAVIVEGVQGEGGINAARVEWLKALDDLCKKHGILLILDDVQMGCGRTGPFFSFEDAGIKPDIVCLSKSIGGYGIPMALTLIRPDLDVWEPGEHNGTFRGISPAFVTATEAMRVYWSDDELEKSTKAKGERVAAAFQGIVEAYPDANLFAKGRGLARGIEFANGDLAGKVCAAAFERGLLMETSGPDGEVMKVLPPLTLTDDELTKGLAIIDEAVAAVLN from the coding sequence ATGAGCATTTTCGAGGAACTCGAATCCGAAGTGCGCAGTTACAGCCGTGGCTGGCCCGTGGTGTTCGACCGGGCCCAGGGGAGCTACCTGTACGACGAAGACGGCAAGGCCTATCTCGACTTCTTCGCGGGCGCCGGCGCGCTCAACTACGGGCACAACAACCCGGCACTGAAGCGGGCGCTGATCGACTACATCGCCCGTGACGGCGTGACGCACGCGCTCGACATGTTCACCGTCGCGAAGCGGGACTTCCTCCAGACGTTCCAGGAGAAGATCCTGCGGCCGCGCGATCTCGACTACAAGGTCGTCTTCCCCGGCCCCGGTGGCGCGAACGCCGTCGAGGCCGCGCTGAAGCTCGCCCGCAAGGTGACCGGCAAGGAATCGGTCATCAACTTCACCAACGCCTTCCACGGGATGACGCTGGGCGCCCTCTCGGTGACCGGCAACTCGATGAAGCGCGGCGGCGCGGGTGTCCCGCTGGTGCACGCCACCCCGATGCCGTACGACAACTACTTCGACGGCTCCATCCCGGACTTCCTCTACTTCGAGAAGCTGCTCGAAGACTCCGGCAGCGGCCTGAACGAGCCCGCCGCCGTGATCGTCGAAGGCGTGCAGGGCGAGGGCGGCATCAACGCCGCGCGCGTCGAGTGGCTCAAGGCGCTGGACGATCTGTGCAAGAAGCACGGCATCCTGCTGATCCTCGACGACGTCCAGATGGGCTGCGGCCGCACCGGCCCGTTCTTCAGCTTCGAGGACGCGGGCATCAAACCCGACATCGTCTGCCTCTCGAAGTCCATCGGCGGCTACGGCATCCCGATGGCGCTGACGCTGATCCGCCCGGACCTCGACGTCTGGGAGCCGGGTGAGCACAACGGCACCTTCCGCGGCATCAGCCCGGCGTTCGTCACCGCGACCGAGGCGATGCGCGTCTACTGGAGCGACGACGAGCTGGAGAAGTCGACCAAGGCCAAGGGCGAGCGCGTCGCCGCCGCCTTCCAGGGCATCGTCGAGGCGTACCCGGACGCGAACCTGTTCGCGAAGGGCCGCGGCCTCGCCCGGGGCATCGAGTTCGCCAACGGCGACCTCGCGGGCAAGGTCTGCGCCGCCGCGTTCGAGCGCGGGCTGCTGATGGAGACCTCCGGGCCGGACGGAGAGGTCATGAAGGTCCTCCCGCCGCTCACCCTGACGGACGACGAGCTCACGAAGGGCCTCGCGATCATCGACGAGGCCGTCGCAGCCGTCCTCAACTGA
- a CDS encoding AfsR/SARP family transcriptional regulator has product MAESGSPARFQLLGPVRLLDGDRPVPVGGPGVRGLLALLALKVNKVVALDEIIDALWGHDPPATARTIVHGNVSHLRRVLRGIQGDHPDGAQIRTTPPGYQLTVEPERIDVHRARSLLERASTEEPEKASELLAEALSLWQGPALAGVPSSVRAPELEDLRLAVHGARVDADLELGRHAELIVELSPLVRAAPLAERTAGQLMRALYHAGRRGDALELYRTVSRATLRTLGVEPGADLRWLHERVLNDDLPVKVVAEPKPEAGPVQQLPPAVPNLAGREADLAWLDELAERAEAGETAVGVVTGTAGIGKSSLVVWWAHRAARRFPDGILFAALRGFDPHHPPLEPAELLTQFLLGLGVPAEGVPEQVHERVALYRSMIAGRRMLVILDNARSADQVRPLLPPGSRSMTLVTSRSRLDGLAVSNAAKLRVLGTLAPGDAVRLIEELAGPAGYDLNHALARLCGYLPLALRIAGARLAASAQWSAQDLVDELGNERTRLAALDVEGPDDGVRAAFDVSFRGLPAEVANTFLRLGVVQCVSAGSHLTAAIGGITVAEARRHLRVLAAHNLLAETGRDSFVPHDLVRLFLRELAENELDEADREDVLSRSVRFYQAVADRARRKMLRIVDPLDFTAVLTDAQTPPIGSFDEAQDWFTAEWENLLEVLEAARAAGRHDDVWRLARVAHTYRAVYPLLDEWTRLVGIGLEAAERSGDVLGQCWMLISRCAIALTFELPQGCLADAERALELASAIGDDRLMVSANIHLGSALTLLGRYDEAIGTLRRAVEETERTGDLELRGQALNNCAEAEKRAGRFIEAIGHQIASLEIDRTLGDDSYVVVSLNNLAELSMRIGELAAAERYVWEAVDLTISRRFVLQEGVLRLTLGRVLRAGSDVDGAREQFALALKILADANPKLAGLVRAELTDLGESP; this is encoded by the coding sequence ATGGCCGAAAGCGGTTCCCCTGCCCGCTTCCAACTCCTCGGTCCCGTGCGCCTCCTCGACGGCGATCGGCCCGTCCCCGTCGGCGGCCCCGGCGTCCGCGGGCTGCTCGCGCTGCTGGCGCTGAAGGTCAACAAGGTCGTCGCGCTCGACGAGATCATCGACGCGCTCTGGGGCCACGATCCGCCGGCCACCGCCCGCACGATCGTCCACGGCAACGTCTCGCATCTGCGCCGCGTGCTCCGGGGCATCCAGGGCGATCACCCGGACGGTGCCCAGATCCGCACCACGCCGCCCGGCTACCAGCTCACGGTCGAGCCGGAGCGGATCGACGTCCACCGCGCCCGGTCCCTGCTGGAGCGGGCTTCGACGGAAGAGCCGGAGAAGGCGTCCGAACTGCTCGCGGAGGCCCTCTCACTCTGGCAGGGGCCCGCGCTGGCCGGCGTGCCGAGTTCGGTTCGCGCTCCCGAGCTGGAGGATCTGCGGCTCGCCGTCCACGGCGCCAGGGTCGACGCGGATCTCGAACTCGGCAGGCACGCGGAACTGATCGTCGAGCTCAGCCCGCTGGTCCGGGCCGCGCCGCTCGCCGAGCGCACCGCCGGCCAGCTGATGCGCGCGCTCTACCACGCCGGACGCCGCGGCGACGCGCTCGAGCTCTACCGCACGGTGTCCCGGGCGACCCTGCGCACCCTCGGTGTCGAACCCGGCGCGGACCTGCGCTGGCTGCACGAACGCGTCCTCAACGACGACCTGCCGGTCAAGGTCGTCGCGGAGCCGAAGCCCGAGGCGGGGCCCGTCCAGCAGTTGCCGCCCGCGGTGCCGAATCTCGCCGGACGCGAGGCGGATCTGGCCTGGCTCGACGAACTCGCCGAGCGGGCCGAAGCGGGCGAGACCGCGGTCGGCGTGGTCACCGGCACCGCCGGGATCGGCAAGAGCAGCCTGGTGGTGTGGTGGGCGCATCGCGCGGCCCGCCGCTTCCCCGACGGCATCCTTTTCGCCGCGCTGCGCGGGTTCGACCCGCATCATCCGCCGTTGGAGCCCGCGGAACTGCTCACCCAGTTCCTGCTCGGACTCGGCGTCCCGGCCGAAGGCGTTCCGGAACAGGTCCACGAACGCGTCGCCCTCTACCGGTCGATGATCGCCGGCCGCCGGATGCTGGTCATCCTCGACAACGCCCGCTCAGCCGACCAGGTCCGGCCGTTGCTGCCGCCCGGTTCGCGGTCGATGACGCTGGTGACCAGCCGCTCCCGCCTCGACGGGCTCGCCGTCTCCAACGCCGCCAAACTGCGGGTGCTCGGCACGCTCGCGCCCGGTGACGCCGTCCGGTTGATCGAGGAGCTCGCCGGGCCCGCCGGTTACGACCTCAACCACGCGCTCGCCCGGCTGTGCGGCTATCTCCCGCTGGCGCTGCGGATCGCGGGAGCCCGGCTCGCCGCCAGCGCGCAGTGGTCCGCGCAGGATCTGGTCGACGAACTCGGCAACGAACGGACCAGGCTGGCCGCGCTCGACGTCGAAGGTCCGGACGACGGGGTCCGCGCGGCGTTCGACGTCTCGTTCCGCGGTCTGCCCGCCGAGGTCGCGAACACGTTCCTGCGGCTCGGCGTCGTCCAATGCGTTTCGGCCGGTTCGCATCTGACGGCCGCGATCGGCGGGATCACCGTCGCCGAGGCGCGGCGGCATCTGCGGGTGCTCGCCGCGCACAACCTGCTCGCCGAAACCGGCCGCGATTCCTTCGTCCCGCACGATCTGGTCCGGCTGTTCCTGCGCGAACTGGCGGAGAACGAACTCGACGAGGCCGACCGGGAGGACGTCCTGTCGCGGTCGGTGCGGTTCTATCAGGCCGTCGCCGACCGGGCCCGCCGCAAGATGCTGCGGATCGTCGACCCTCTCGATTTCACCGCTGTGCTGACCGATGCGCAGACGCCGCCGATCGGCTCCTTCGACGAGGCGCAGGACTGGTTCACCGCGGAATGGGAGAACCTGCTCGAAGTCCTCGAAGCCGCCCGCGCCGCCGGACGGCACGACGACGTCTGGCGGCTGGCCAGGGTCGCGCACACCTATCGCGCGGTGTATCCGTTGCTGGACGAATGGACGCGGCTGGTCGGGATCGGGCTGGAGGCCGCCGAACGGTCCGGCGACGTCCTCGGCCAGTGCTGGATGCTGATCTCCCGGTGCGCCATCGCGCTCACCTTCGAGCTGCCGCAGGGCTGCCTCGCCGACGCCGAACGCGCGCTGGAACTCGCGAGCGCGATCGGCGACGACCGCCTGATGGTCTCGGCGAACATCCACCTCGGCTCCGCGCTGACGCTGCTCGGCCGGTACGACGAGGCCATCGGGACGTTGCGGCGGGCGGTCGAGGAGACCGAGCGGACCGGCGACCTCGAACTGCGCGGGCAGGCGCTCAACAACTGCGCCGAGGCCGAAAAGCGGGCCGGGCGGTTCATCGAGGCGATCGGGCACCAGATCGCCTCGCTGGAGATCGACCGGACCCTCGGCGACGACAGCTACGTCGTCGTCTCGCTGAACAATCTCGCCGAACTGAGCATGCGGATCGGCGAACTCGCCGCGGCCGAACGGTACGTGTGGGAGGCCGTGGACCTGACGATCAGCAGGCGGTTCGTCCTGCAGGAGGGCGTACTGCGGCTGACCTTGGGCAGGGTGCTGCGGGCCGGGTCGGATGTGGACGGTGCCCGCGAGCAGTTCGCGCTCGCGCTGAAGATCCTCGCGGACGCCAATCCGAAGCTCGCGGGATTGGTCCGTGCGGAACTCACGGACCTCGGCGAAAGTCCGTGA
- the ectA gene encoding diaminobutyrate acetyltransferase → MSGKHLIETPTKADGAALWRIARDSKKLDLNTPYAYLLWCHDFADTSVVAKVDGVPVGFVIGYRKQDTGFVWQVAVDASQRGKGLAGALLDELFSRLTAQGVRYLETTITPDNEASIRLFASFAKRWDTTVERQDLFSATDFPAEEGTHEQEDLYRIGPLSSQ, encoded by the coding sequence ATGTCCGGAAAGCACTTGATCGAAACTCCGACCAAGGCAGACGGTGCCGCGCTCTGGAGAATCGCCCGCGATTCGAAGAAGCTCGATCTCAACACGCCTTACGCCTATTTGCTGTGGTGCCACGATTTCGCCGACACCTCGGTCGTCGCGAAAGTCGACGGCGTCCCGGTCGGCTTCGTGATCGGATACCGCAAGCAGGACACCGGCTTCGTGTGGCAGGTCGCGGTCGACGCGTCCCAGCGGGGAAAAGGCCTGGCCGGAGCCCTGCTCGACGAGCTGTTCAGCCGTCTGACCGCGCAGGGCGTGCGGTACCTCGAAACCACGATCACGCCGGACAACGAGGCTTCGATCCGGTTGTTCGCCTCGTTCGCCAAGCGGTGGGACACCACCGTCGAACGCCAGGATCTGTTCTCCGCGACGGATTTCCCGGCCGAGGAAGGAACGCATGAGCAGGAGGACCTGTACCGAATCGGTCCGCTCAGCAGTCAATAG
- the thpD gene encoding ectoine hydroxylase — translation MTLTDTRVDDSYPTRITGKPEHLPRTHPTVWGTEADGPLDAATLANHETRGYTVVDQLLSPGEVQTYWQELVRMSSGDHRDDERVITEAKTGEVRSIFDVHETSELIAELVRDPRVLDRARQILGSEVYIHQSRVNYMPGFKGTGFYWHSDFETWHAEDGMPLPRAVSCSIALTDNYPFNGGLMVMPGSQRTFVQCAGETPEDNYKSSLKEQRVGVPSEEDITSLAAEYGIDQFTGQAGSALWFDSNVMHGSSNNITPYPRSNIFVVFNSVDNALQKPYAAIEPRPAFIAGRDSTPLTR, via the coding sequence TTGACGCTGACCGACACCCGAGTCGACGACAGTTACCCGACCCGCATCACGGGTAAGCCCGAACACCTGCCCAGGACGCACCCCACCGTCTGGGGCACCGAGGCCGACGGCCCCTTGGACGCGGCCACGCTCGCCAACCACGAAACGCGTGGTTACACCGTCGTCGACCAGTTGTTGTCGCCTGGCGAAGTCCAGACGTACTGGCAGGAACTCGTCAGGATGTCGTCGGGGGACCACCGCGACGACGAGCGCGTCATCACCGAGGCCAAGACCGGTGAGGTCCGCTCCATCTTCGACGTCCACGAGACCAGCGAGCTGATCGCGGAACTCGTCCGCGACCCGCGCGTGCTCGACCGGGCCCGGCAGATCCTCGGCTCCGAGGTGTACATCCACCAGAGCCGCGTGAACTACATGCCCGGCTTCAAGGGCACCGGGTTCTACTGGCACTCGGACTTCGAGACCTGGCACGCCGAGGACGGCATGCCGCTGCCGCGCGCGGTCAGCTGCTCCATCGCGCTCACCGACAACTACCCGTTCAACGGCGGGCTGATGGTGATGCCGGGTTCGCAGCGGACCTTCGTGCAGTGCGCCGGGGAGACCCCGGAGGACAACTACAAGAGTTCGCTGAAAGAGCAGCGGGTCGGCGTCCCGAGCGAGGAAGACATCACCTCGCTCGCCGCCGAATACGGAATCGACCAGTTCACCGGCCAGGCCGGTTCCGCGCTCTGGTTCGATTCGAACGTGATGCACGGTTCCTCGAACAACATCACGCCGTACCCGCGGTCGAACATCTTCGTCGTGTTCAACAGCGTCGATAACGCGCTGCAGAAGCCGTACGCCGCGATCGAACCGCGTCCGGCCTTCATCGCCGGCCGCGACTCGACCCCGCTGACGCGCTGA
- a CDS encoding OmpA family protein, which translates to MPGTRWSRLLPTALLVTLALTAITVWSASDDIEAELAARAKAALADVGVSGGQVSFSGRDASLAGFPPDKAAQAIDAIQRIDGVRTVEISGDTAPPAGPVTTSGEPPAPPAPPSPSPSPTPTSVKPTDKAGFQAEIDRLLAATPITFEPDTTDLTPDGERGALEIAKLLTDAPRDLKFRITGSVATGSDRKLALNRALTVERLLERNGVKRDQAYSPQRKNSDGASGEGRRVDITAEQR; encoded by the coding sequence ATGCCCGGTACACGCTGGAGCCGCTTGCTGCCTACAGCGCTGCTGGTCACGCTCGCCTTGACGGCGATCACCGTCTGGTCGGCCTCGGACGACATCGAGGCCGAGCTGGCCGCGCGCGCGAAGGCCGCGCTCGCCGACGTCGGCGTCTCCGGCGGACAAGTGAGCTTCTCCGGCCGCGACGCGAGCCTCGCCGGATTCCCGCCGGACAAGGCCGCGCAGGCCATCGACGCCATCCAGCGGATCGACGGGGTCCGGACGGTCGAGATCTCCGGCGACACCGCACCGCCCGCGGGCCCGGTGACGACCAGCGGCGAGCCGCCGGCCCCGCCCGCTCCGCCGAGCCCCTCGCCCAGCCCCACGCCGACCTCGGTCAAGCCGACGGACAAGGCCGGGTTCCAGGCCGAGATCGACCGCCTGCTCGCGGCCACGCCGATCACCTTCGAACCGGACACCACCGACCTCACCCCGGACGGCGAACGCGGCGCGCTGGAGATCGCGAAGCTGCTCACGGACGCGCCCCGCGACCTGAAGTTCCGGATCACCGGGTCGGTCGCGACCGGTTCGGACCGGAAGCTCGCGCTGAACCGGGCGCTCACGGTGGAGCGGCTGCTGGAGCGCAACGGGGTCAAACGCGACCAGGCGTACTCCCCCCAGCGCAAGAACTCCGACGGCGCGAGCGGCGAGGGCCGCCGCGTCGACATCACGGCGGAACAGAGGTGA